The window AGTACGTCGACCTCTTCTTCGGCACGGGCAAGACCGGCGGCGTCCTCGCGCCGCTGTCCTACCGGCTCGCGCCGCCCGAACTCGCCGCCCTGCTGGACGACGTCGACCCGTCGCTGCTCGTGGTCGAGGAGCCGTTCGCCGACGGGGTCGTCGAGGCGCTGGAACTGGCCGACGTCGACCCGGCGGCGCTGTCGCTGACGACGAACGCCGTCGCGACGTGGGAGCCCTACGGGGACGCCCTGCCGGACGAGGACGCCGCCTACGACGGCCCCGAACTCGCGCCGGGCGACCCCCACCTCCTGTTGCACACCGGCGGCTCGACGGGCACGCCGAAGGAGACGGAGATCTGCCACGAGGCGATCGCCTGGAACTCGATGAACACGATCACGTCGTGGGGGCTGCGGCCGGACGACGTCACGCCGATGGTGTTCCCGATGTTCCACACGGGCGGGTGGAACGTGCTGACGCTGCCCGTCTTCCACATGGGCGGGACGGTCGTGATCGACCGGGAGTTCGAACCCGGCGAGGTGCTGGGCCTGATCGAGGAGCGCGACGCGACGGTCCTCGTGGCGGTGCCGGCCGTCCTGCGGGCGATGACCGAGCACGACCGCTGGGCGGAGACGGACCTCTCCTCGCTGCGGTTCGCCAAGTCCGGCGGCGGCCCCTGCCGCGAAGCGGTCATGCAGGCCTGGTGGGACCGCGGCGTCGACCTCTCGCAGGGGTACGGCCTCACGGAGTGTGGCCCCAACAACTTCGCCATGCCGGAGGGCTGGGACCGCGGGAAGGCCGACACCGTCGGCGTCCCGGCGATGCACGTCGACGCCCGCGTCGTCGACGACGAGGGGCGGGAACTCGATCCGGGCGCGGTGGGGGAACTCGAACTGCGCTCGCCGCACTCGGCCACCTGCTACCGGGGGCGCGACGAGGAGACGGCGGCGACGTTCGGCGACGAGGCCGCCGCGGCAGACGGTCCACGGACCGGCGGCGCGTGGCTCTCGACGGGCGACCTGGCCCGGATCGACGAGGACGGCTACGTCAGCGTCCAGGGCCGCAAGTCCGACATGTTCGTCAGCGGCGGCGAGAACGTCTACCCCGCCGAGGTCGAGGACGCCGTCGCCGACCACCCCGCTGTGGGCGAGGTGGTCGTGATTCCCGTCGACGACGAGCAGTGGGGCCGGGTCGGCAAAGCCGTGATCGAGCCGACGGCGGACCCCGACGCGGCGCCGCCGAGCGCGGACGACCTGGCCGCGTTCCTCGACGGGCGACTCGCTGGGTACAAGCGACCGCGTCACGTCGCTGTCGTGGACGAGCTCCCGAAGAGCGGGCCGGCGAAGGTCGATCGCGAGGCCGTCCAGCGGGCGTTCGGTGACTGACTGCTCGCCGCCGTCGGACGCCGGGAGACGGCGAGGCGGCCGGCGGTCTCGACTCCTGCATCAACGTCCATCGCAGTCCGCCCACACTTATGAGACACCGGTCCGAGCGGTCGCACATGGACCTGGAAGGCCACTTCGACGACTTCGAGCGCCGCGACTGGGAGGAGGACGCCGAGGGCACCGTCCGCTTCGCGATGATCGGGCTGGGCTGGTGGACCCGGGAGTACGCCGTCCCCGCCACGGAGAAGTCCGACATCTGCGACACGACGGTGGTCGTCAGCAGTTCCACGGAGAAGGCCGAGGACTTCGCCGCCGACTTCGACGGCATCGAGGCCGCGCTGACCTACGACGAGTTCCAGGACGGCGCCGCCACCGAGCACTACGACGCCGTCTACATCGCCACGCCGAACGCGCTGCACCTGCCGTACGTCGAGTCCGCCGCCGAGTACGGCAAGGACATCCTGCTGGAGAAGCCCATGGAGGCGTCCGTCGAGCGCGCCGAGGGGATCGTCGAGGCCGTCGAGGCGTCCGACGAGACCACGCTGATGGTGGCCTACCGGATGCACACCGACCCCGCCGTCCGCCGGATGCGCGACCTGATCGAGTCCGGCTTCATCGGCGAGCCCGCCCACGTCCACGGACACATGAGCCAGCCGCTGCTGGAGATGATCCCCGACCCCGACCAGTGGCGCCTGAACCCCGACCTCGCCGGCCCCGGCGCGTCGGTGACCGACCTCGGCGTCTACCCGATCAACACGGCCCGGTTCGTTCTCGACCGCGACCCCGTCGCCGTCCAGGCGGCCACCTACTCCGGCGCCGAGGGCTTCGAGGACGTCCCCGACGAGCGGGCCGCGTTCACCGTCACCTACGAGGACGACGTGCTGGCCTCGATGTCCGCCAGCCAGAACGCCCACACCAACGGCTTCCTCCGTATCACCGGCACCGAGGGCGAGCTCAAGCTGGAACCGGCCTTCCTCAAGCCCTCCGGGCTGACGGTCTCCCGGGGCGACGTCGACGCCGAACTCGACCTCCCCGACTGGAACATGGACCACCAGATGGACGAGGAGTTCGAGTACTTCGCCAACCACGTCCTGACCGACCGCCAGCCCACCGGCTCCGGCGAGCACGGCCTCGTCGACATGCAGCTCATCGAGGCCGTCTTCGACTCCGCCGAGCGCGGCGAGCGGATCGACCTCTGAACGGCGGCGCTCGCCGTCCCAGCGACTGAACCGTGCCCTCCACTCCCGATCAGTCAGACGCGACCCACCAGCTCCTCGTCCGCGGCGAGGGCCGCGACCGGGTCGACGCCGCCAACGCCGTCGCCGAGGCCGCGTTCGCCGCCGGTGACGAGGCCTCCCTCTCCGTCCGCGACGTGGACGACCTGGCCGAGTTGAGTCCCCACTCCGCGCGGGTCCTCCGGCAGGAACTGGAACCTGTCCCCGCCGGCGAGCGCGTCAACGGCGGGGACTTCCCGGAGTTCCGCGCGGTCCTGCCCGAGGACGCCGACGCGCTGCTCCGGGCGCTGACCGTCGCCGGCGACCTGCCCCAGGGCGAGGCGTCCTGGCGCGCCTGGGAAGTGTACGTCCTGGCCGTCTACGCCGACGACGAGTGGCTCTACCACGCGGTGCCTCACCACGGGCAGTGGTACCTCCGGGACGCCGCCGCGCCGTCGTTCCCGGACCGAGCGAGCGAGGCCGTGGCTCCCTGCCCCTCTGCGGTCGTCCCGACGGATCCGGTCGTGGCCTGGAGCGACGGACGCTATCGCCTCGATCACCGCGCGCTGCACGTCGGCGAGACCAGCCACGCGCTCGACCGCCTGAAACGGGCGGTCGTCGACGTCGACCGGGCCGCCGTCGAGTTCGAGTGGCGGGGACCGTACGAGGGACTGGTCGCGGACGCGGACGGCGTCGGCGAGGCCGTCTTCCACGTCGGCCTCGCGACGGTCCTGCTGCCGCTGGCGCTCCTAACCGACGAGCCGGACCGAGTCGACGCGGAGACCGCCGACACCGCGGCGCGGATCGAGTCGGCGCTGACCGACATCGCCGACGCCGTCGGCTACGACTACGCGGTCGTCCGCGCGGGCCGGTGACACGACAGGGATTATCCGTCCGGCCCGCGCAGTGGCCCACATGGCCCTCCGAACGCTGACGAAGTACGCCCTGCTCGGGCTCGGCCTGCTCGTGGCCGTCAGCGCCGTGCTCTCGGTCGTCGGCATGGTCCTGAGCGCCGTCTGGATGGCCCTGGTCGGCGTCGCGGCCCTCGTCGGTCTGGCCGTCCTCGGCTACGTCGGGTACCGGGTCGCCCGGTGGGTACTGAGCGACGACGAATCGACCGCGGAGCGAATCCCGGACACCGGCCTCGACCGCTCCACGGCCGCCGAAGCGACCGAGGACCCCGTCGATCGGCTCCAGCAGCAGTACGCCGATGGCAAGCTCACCGAGGCGGAGTTCGAGCGGAAACTGGAGCGAGCGATGGACGAGCGCGAACCCGACCCGATCGAGCGGGAGCTGGAGCGCGAGCGGCGGTGAGCGGCGGGACGGCTTTCGAGGGCGCGTCGAGCGCTCGAAAATACGACGGAAGAGAGCGGTGCCGTCGCGCTACGCCTCGTCGAACGCCGTGACGCAGAGCGTCACGTGCTCGACGAGTCGTCTCACTCCTCGTCGAAGAGGGTCTCGCCGTCGACCATGTGCTCCTCGACGGTGTCGAGGTCGAGGGTCACGCCGAGGCCGGGCTCCTCGGGGATCTCGATGTAGCCGTCCTCGATGACCGTCTCCTCGACGAGGTCGCTCCACCAGTCGAGCTCGTAGCTGTGGTACTCGACGGCCAGGGAGTTCGGGATGGACGTGCCGACGTGGGCGCTGGCCATCGTCGCGACGGGAGAGGAGACGTTGTGCATCGCGACGGGCATGTAGTACTGGTTGGCGACGTCGGCGATCTTGCGGGTCTCGCGCATGCCGCCGACCTTGGGCATGTCGGGCGCGATGATGTCGACGGCCTGCTCCTCGATCAGCCGGCGCTCCTCGGTGACGCGGTAGCGGTTCTCGCCGACAGTGATCGGCGTGGTCGTCGACTCGGTGACCTCCTCCTGGACCTCGAGGTTCTCCGGCGGGACGGGGTCCTCGAGCCACCAGACGTCGTAGTCCTCGATGGCCTCGGCCAGCCGCTGGGCGGAGCCGCCGGAGAAGGTCCAGTGGCAGTCGAAGGCGACGTCGGCCTCGTCCTTGACCTCCTCGGTGACCTTCTCGACGATCTCTGCCTTGTGGCGGATCTCGCCGGGTCGGAGGTGGCGGTTGGCGCGGTCCTTCTCCAGCCCCGAGGGGACGTCGAGGTCGAACTTCAGGGCGTCGTAGCCCAGTTCGTCGACGACGCGGCGGGCCTCCTCGGCGCAGGCGTCGGGGTCGGCCTCCTCCTCGGTGTGGCAGTCGCAGTACACGCGCATGTGATCGCGGTACTTGCCGCCCAGCAGCTGGTAGGCGGGGACCTCGAGGATCTTGCCGGCGAGGTCGTGCAGCGCGACCTCGATGCCCGAGATGGCCGTGATCGTCACGCCCTCGACGCTGCCCTCGCCGGACATCTTCTGGACGAGGTGCTCGTAGAGGCGATCGATGTCCAGCGGGTTCTCGCCGATGACGAACGGCTTCATCCGCTCGATGAGCTCCGGTACCCCGGCCCCCCAGTAGGCCTCACCCGTGCCGACGACGCCGGCGTCGGTGTAGATCCGCACGAGCGTCCACGGGAAGTTGCCGTCGACCATCGTGGTCTGGACGTCGGTGATCTCGACGTCGCGGCCGCCGCCGCGCTCGACGTCGACGCCCATGGTCTCCGAGGACAGTTCTCGCATCGTGTACTCCGCGTTGGGGTCGTGAAGGTCTGCGTAGTTGATGTCGTTCCCCATGTCCCAAAGATTCACTCGTTGCTTGAAAAATAGTTCTGTCTCGCCCGACCGGCTGGCCCCGATCCGTTCCGTGGGAAATTCGCGTGTGGTTCCCGGGAGTGGTACGTCCACCCCGTCGGCCGACAGTTTCACTTCTGATAAATTCCGGGCCAGTTTTATGAGCGGTCCGGCGAAACTCGCGGCCGAGAATTCTCAGCAATGACCTCCGAGAACCCACACGGCCGGGGCCTGGCCGCGGGGATCGCCGCCCAGGTCGCCCACGGCTGCTATCAGGCGGCGATAGCGGTCGCGGCGCCGGCCGGACTGCACGCTCCGCTGTCCCTGATCGGTCTCGCCGGCGCGCTGGGCGCTGGCGCGTACTCCTTTCTCTCCCTCGACGGCCACTTCGAGGCGCTGGCGGCCGAACGCGAACGGTACCGGACCGAGCGGGACGAGGCCAGGAGCCGCCGGGACGAACTGGCCGCGGAACTCGAGTCGGTCCGGGCCGACCTGGAAGCGGCCCGCGAGACCGCGACGCCGCAGGGGCCCGTCGCGACGACGGACGGGGGCGTCGCGACCGCGGACGGGACGACCACGGCCGAGCTGGAAGAGCAGCTCCGCGAGTACGGCGCCGTCCTCGAGGCCGCGGCCGACGGGGACCTGCGTCGACGGATGGACGAGGACGCGCCCGACCCGGCGCTGTCCGACCTCGCCGCGGCGTTCAACGAGCTGGCGGGGACGTTCCAGCAGACCATCGACGCCGCCGGCGACTTCTCCGGGGACGTCGCCGACTCCAGCGACCAGGTCGCCACCGCCACGCAGGCCGTCACGGACGCCAGCGAGAACGTCGCCGAGGGCATGCAGGGGATCGCCGACGTCTTCGCCGAGCAGCACGAGCAGATCTCCCGGATCAGCGACGAGATGTCGGAGATGTCCGCCACGGTCGAGGAGATCGCCGCCTCGGCCGATCAGGTCTCGGGAATGGCCGACAAGACCGAGGAGCGGACGTCCGAGGGCATCGAGGCCGGTCGCGAGGCCAGCGACGCCATGGCCGAGACGGCCGATCGGACCGAGGAGGTCGTGGCGACCGTCGAGGACCTCACGGAGCGGATGGACGAGATCGGCGAGATCGTCGACCTGATCGACGACATCGCAGAGCAGACCAACATCCTCGCGCTCAACGCGTCGATCGAGGCCGCCCACGCCTCTTCCGGGGCCGAGAACAACGGCTTCGGCGTCGTCGCCGACGAGGTGAAGTCGCTGGCCGAGGAGACCAAGGAGGCCACCGACCAGATCGAAGAGCGCATCGGGGCGGTCCAGGAGCGGACCGACGATGCCGCGGCCGAGATTCGAGAGATGCGCGACTCCGTCGAGCACGGCCGGGAGACCGTCGGAGAGGCCCTCGAGGCCCTGGAGTCGATCACGGACCACGTCGAGGAGACCGCCCGCGGCGTCGAGGAGATCAGCGAGGCGACCGACGACCAGGCCGCCACCTCGGAGGAGGTCGCCTCCATCGCCGAGCGGGCCGCCGAGACCTCGCAGGAGAACGTCGAGGAGGCCGAGCACGTCGCGGCCATCGCCGAGGAGCAGAACCTCGCGCTCGGCGAGATGGACGTCGA of the Halomicrobium salinisoli genome contains:
- a CDS encoding mandelate racemase/muconate lactonizing enzyme family protein, with amino-acid sequence MGNDINYADLHDPNAEYTMRELSSETMGVDVERGGGRDVEITDVQTTMVDGNFPWTLVRIYTDAGVVGTGEAYWGAGVPELIERMKPFVIGENPLDIDRLYEHLVQKMSGEGSVEGVTITAISGIEVALHDLAGKILEVPAYQLLGGKYRDHMRVYCDCHTEEEADPDACAEEARRVVDELGYDALKFDLDVPSGLEKDRANRHLRPGEIRHKAEIVEKVTEEVKDEADVAFDCHWTFSGGSAQRLAEAIEDYDVWWLEDPVPPENLEVQEEVTESTTTPITVGENRYRVTEERRLIEEQAVDIIAPDMPKVGGMRETRKIADVANQYYMPVAMHNVSSPVATMASAHVGTSIPNSLAVEYHSYELDWWSDLVEETVIEDGYIEIPEEPGLGVTLDLDTVEEHMVDGETLFDEE
- a CDS encoding methyl-accepting chemotaxis protein, which produces MTSENPHGRGLAAGIAAQVAHGCYQAAIAVAAPAGLHAPLSLIGLAGALGAGAYSFLSLDGHFEALAAERERYRTERDEARSRRDELAAELESVRADLEAARETATPQGPVATTDGGVATADGTTTAELEEQLREYGAVLEAAADGDLRRRMDEDAPDPALSDLAAAFNELAGTFQQTIDAAGDFSGDVADSSDQVATATQAVTDASENVAEGMQGIADVFAEQHEQISRISDEMSEMSATVEEIAASADQVSGMADKTEERTSEGIEAGREASDAMAETADRTEEVVATVEDLTERMDEIGEIVDLIDDIAEQTNILALNASIEAAHASSGAENNGFGVVADEVKSLAEETKEATDQIEERIGAVQERTDDAAAEIREMRDSVEHGRETVGEALEALESITDHVEETARGVEEISEATDDQAATSEEVASIAERAAETSQENVEEAEHVAAIAEEQNLALGEMDVEARTLSMRAEQLTALFDDYDVDAE
- a CDS encoding SHOCT domain-containing protein, giving the protein MALRTLTKYALLGLGLLVAVSAVLSVVGMVLSAVWMALVGVAALVGLAVLGYVGYRVARWVLSDDESTAERIPDTGLDRSTAAEATEDPVDRLQQQYADGKLTEAEFERKLERAMDEREPDPIERELERERR
- a CDS encoding transposase — its product is MPSTPDQSDATHQLLVRGEGRDRVDAANAVAEAAFAAGDEASLSVRDVDDLAELSPHSARVLRQELEPVPAGERVNGGDFPEFRAVLPEDADALLRALTVAGDLPQGEASWRAWEVYVLAVYADDEWLYHAVPHHGQWYLRDAAAPSFPDRASEAVAPCPSAVVPTDPVVAWSDGRYRLDHRALHVGETSHALDRLKRAVVDVDRAAVEFEWRGPYEGLVADADGVGEAVFHVGLATVLLPLALLTDEPDRVDAETADTAARIESALTDIADAVGYDYAVVRAGR
- a CDS encoding AMP-binding protein, producing the protein MSEHGPQRWVGNWSGRRAALTPDGVGLVDAATGAEYTYADLDRRANRTARLLAEYGVRAGGSGESGESPRGESAAADEEPGSVTVIARNRPEYVDLFFGTGKTGGVLAPLSYRLAPPELAALLDDVDPSLLVVEEPFADGVVEALELADVDPAALSLTTNAVATWEPYGDALPDEDAAYDGPELAPGDPHLLLHTGGSTGTPKETEICHEAIAWNSMNTITSWGLRPDDVTPMVFPMFHTGGWNVLTLPVFHMGGTVVIDREFEPGEVLGLIEERDATVLVAVPAVLRAMTEHDRWAETDLSSLRFAKSGGGPCREAVMQAWWDRGVDLSQGYGLTECGPNNFAMPEGWDRGKADTVGVPAMHVDARVVDDEGRELDPGAVGELELRSPHSATCYRGRDEETAATFGDEAAAADGPRTGGAWLSTGDLARIDEDGYVSVQGRKSDMFVSGGENVYPAEVEDAVADHPAVGEVVVIPVDDEQWGRVGKAVIEPTADPDAAPPSADDLAAFLDGRLAGYKRPRHVAVVDELPKSGPAKVDREAVQRAFGD
- the gfo6 gene encoding D-xylose 1-dehydrogenase Gfo6: MDLEGHFDDFERRDWEEDAEGTVRFAMIGLGWWTREYAVPATEKSDICDTTVVVSSSTEKAEDFAADFDGIEAALTYDEFQDGAATEHYDAVYIATPNALHLPYVESAAEYGKDILLEKPMEASVERAEGIVEAVEASDETTLMVAYRMHTDPAVRRMRDLIESGFIGEPAHVHGHMSQPLLEMIPDPDQWRLNPDLAGPGASVTDLGVYPINTARFVLDRDPVAVQAATYSGAEGFEDVPDERAAFTVTYEDDVLASMSASQNAHTNGFLRITGTEGELKLEPAFLKPSGLTVSRGDVDAELDLPDWNMDHQMDEEFEYFANHVLTDRQPTGSGEHGLVDMQLIEAVFDSAERGERIDL